A genome region from Bufo gargarizans isolate SCDJY-AF-19 chromosome 2, ASM1485885v1, whole genome shotgun sequence includes the following:
- the LOC122927072 gene encoding serine protease inhibitor swm-1-like produces the protein MARTSVVLISSLSLLILISAQGSDVNDKLCAGGRVYDCRLPCRPTCDNLNPTCDLAECRPGCFCPFGTVESGNGKCVKIEECCKGNTTNGCSNDCNNVCEKKPDPICEMSCQIGCSCKPGYLRLPNSGQCVLPHDCPKAG, from the exons ATGGCGCGAACATCCGTGGTGCTCATTTCATCCCTGA GTCTTCTCATATTAATATCTGCCCAGGGATCTGATG tcaaTGATAAACTTTGTGCGGGTGGCAGAGTATATGACTGTAGGCTCCCCTGTCGTCCAACCTGCGATAACTTAAATCCTACGTGTGATCTTGCGGAGTGCCGCCCAGGATGTTTCTGCCCATTTGGCACTGTAGAAAGTGGCAACGGGAAATGTGTGAAGATAGAAGAATGCTGCAAGGGCAACACGACAAATGGCTGCAGCAATGACTGCAACAATGTCTGCGAAAAAAAGCCTGATCCGATATGTGAAATGTCTTGTCAAATTGGCTGTTCCTGCAAACCTGGCTACTTGCGCCTGCCCAACAGCGGCCAATGTGTCCTTCCTCATGACTGCCCCAAAGCTGGCTAA